In Coffea eugenioides isolate CCC68of unplaced genomic scaffold, Ceug_1.0 ScVebR1_200;HRSCAF=821, whole genome shotgun sequence, the following are encoded in one genomic region:
- the LOC113756132 gene encoding uncharacterized protein LOC113756132, translated as MASSEAPHPGVGGQPLPAKIPQSFSDLFTSPPAFSVQATASAHRGEPALIFSQEVIHKLSDPFRYALVGKFARGRPSLELVRKFFVTLDLKQPVSVGLLDPRHILIRVADDRDYHRLWLRGVWYVQGRPMKLFKWTPSFHVDREPSVVPVWVSLPKLPIHLFNRECLFQIVATLGVPLYVDAATAALSRPSVARVCVEVDLLKPLVSRVWIGNGGQEGFWQNLDIEHLPAYCSGCFRQGHRRDDCVMLHPELKAQARPTVEAQPQGRRKGRPPAAAVAGEKVAATGELVTPALVGEKHRVSGVDLGPGSSAQAAAVAAASPSAGDGQGVSALLGMQASDDEHQDGVEEAAVPLPLLVTAGQQEPGAVVEQLVEDAIASAAEAIIDDLADKVAAEAVDVDIASSVRMQQEQVAILELNLSPRKAAPPLAAMEVLKRRRGALKQRQPGVVAAPPGLPLNLLLFLYVMFKSLFWNVRGLDNSITIARLRKLRLLHKFSLLGVCEPKMDASRFDWIRQRLGFDGCCPTNDGRLVVFHSSEFSCSIVGQSSQFLALRVTHSQLRTEVVGVFVHAACSVSDRRELWADLRALQVLGLPLLFHGDFNVILYAEEKRGGRPFRRAESEDFHAFIQDLDLTDVGFSGNQFTWCNNRQGRARVWKRLDRVLVDRGWLGSGVVPSVHHLARTASDHSPLLVSYLISSSSSPRSFRFQDVWLRHASFKGVVQEAWLSGSTGRPMRRFLHKLKAVKAALTVWNKNVFGNVFDAVKQAEEEVAQLEAEAAARPSPEVDLRLVQASSVLKEALLRQAIFWRQKSRLRWLKEGDANSKFFHSYVRQRRVKVRIHRLQTSSGAWTDDVGSIHAMAETFFSDLFTQGPLDQVTGDELSRIPTILSEDDNLDLERLPTAEEVRGAVFSLDRDSCSGPDGFPGSFYQACWDIIGGDLSDAVADFFVGADLPCGISATLLALIPKQSAPKTFADFRPISLCNFSNKIISKILAARLEKVLPRLISPQQSGFVKGRAISDNILLAQEMISRIGRKARGSNVVLKLDMAKAYDRVSWMFLLSVMRKFGFGEVWLDMVWRLVSSCHFSVLINGGPVGFFRSTRGLRQGDPLSPALFIIMAEFLSRGLESLPLSSGFIPYSVPSGGSPPVHLGYADDVIVFCNGGRASVRKVMGVLTDYQRVSGQLVNASKSCCLLSKKVSGLRSRRVAEETGFARKSLPITYLGCPLYEGRRSKSLFAGIIDKVQARLLSWQNRWLSMGARLILIRHVLTSIPVHLLAVLEPTRGAIWEIERMFAQFFWGDNHFHWCGWSKVCFPVEEGGLGVRSLQSISKAFSCKLWWRFRQQDSLWARFMSSLYLRGGHPNQVVVGPSRSAICRRLFQVREQMELQIRWDVSLGDCYFWWDNWSGLGPLGWRFPDLSSDQKVSDFCVQRSWDWVRLSSFLHTEILEVMGETFMWFGDLPDQPCWQLASSGSFSTASAYQLVRRAGVKSLVFQSLWDSSIPLKVSCFAWRLFSGRLPLDDVLRTRCRFAGPSQCPLCLAAQETADHLFSSCLVAQAVWSFFECRLGILMASCGYRTRCMTWWSQPVSKMSIRWLYRILSLIILWFLWKASNKWRFDGIKWSVQTLCYSISHELWLICSVKFPGRSLPPEFGGLVSVISGIQRPLSSSLVSWEFPQNGFVKLNTDGSSSSTAGASGIGGILRRSDGSFLGAFAAKLPLVDSLQAEAYAMLHGLQLCQQMGFSMVQVESDSQVLVRVVAGSFSIPWAVRPLIRAIRAILPLGVRLSHCFWEANTVVDSLAAVGVACSGHLDYPTLSSLPRLSRSLFVLDREQVPNFRFSLRR; from the coding sequence GCTTCCTCGGAGGCCCCCCACCCGGGTGTTGGGGGGCAGCCTCTACCTGCGAAGATCCCGCAGTCCTTTTCGGATCTGTTCACGAGTCCGCCAGCCTTCTCGGTTCAGGCGACGGCCTCCGCACACCGTGGAGAGCCTGCTTTGATCTTTTCCCAGGAGGTGATACACAAGCTGTCCGACCCCTTTCGATATGCGCTGGTTGGGAAGTTTGCTCGGGGTCGCCCGTCGCTGGAGCTGGTTCGTAAATTTTTCGTCACGCTGGATCTCAAGCAGCCTGTCTCTGTTGGGCTGCTCGATCCCCGTCACATTCTCATCAGGGTTGCAGATGACAGGGATTACCATCGTTTATGGCTTCGTGGGGTCTGGTATGTTCAGGGGCGGCCAATGAAGCTGTTCAAGTGGACGCCTTCGTTTCATGTGGACCGGGAGCCGTCTGTGGTTCCGGTGTGGGTGTCTTTGCCCAAACTTCCCATTCACCTTTTCAATCGAGAGTGTTTGTTTCAGATTGTTGCTACGTTGGGAGTGCCGCTCTATGTTGATGCTGCTACCGCAGCCTTGTCCCGTCCCAGCGTGGCTAGGGTTTGCGTAGAGGTTGATCTCCTGAAGCCGTTAGTGTCCCGGGTTTGGATTGGGAATGGCGGACAGGAGGGGTTCTGGCAGAATCTTGATATTGAGCATCTACCGGCCTACTGTTCTGGGTGCTTTCGACAGGGGCATAGAAGGGATGACTGCGTAATGCTTCATCCGGAGTTGAAGGCCCAGGCTCGGCCCACTGTGGAGGCGCAGCCTCAGGGACGACGCAAGGGACGGCCGCCGGCTGCGGCTGTGGCGGGTGAGAAGGTAGCGGCGACGGGGGAATTGGTTACGCCTGCGCTGGTGGGCGAGAAGCACAGAGTGTCGGGGGTGGATCTTGGGCCTGGGTCGAGTGCCCAGGCTGCTGCAGTGGCGGCAGCCTCCCCGTCTGCGGGGGATGGGCAGGGAGTCTCGGCCCTTCTGGGGATGCAGGCTTCGGATGACGAACACCAGGATGGGGTGGAGGAGGCAGCGGTCCCTTTGCCGCTGCTTGTTACCGCAGGGCAGCAGGAGCCTGGTGCAGTGGTGGAGCAGCTGGTGGAAGACGCTATTGCCTCGGCTGCGGAGGCGATCATTGATGACCTTGCTGACAAGGTGGCTGCGGAGGCGGTTGATGTCGACATCGCTTCGTCGGTGCGTATGCAGCAGGAGCAGGTTGCAATATTAGAATTGAATCTTTCTCCACGCAAAGCTGCTCCTCCCTTGGCGGCCATGGAGGTGCTTAAACGCCGGCGTGGGGCCTTGAAACAGAGACAGCCTGGGGTGGTCGCGGCCCCGCCAGGTCTCCCCCTcaatcttcttcttttcctttacGTGATGTTTAAGTCATTGTTTTGGAATGTTCGGGGTTTAGATAACTCCATCACTATAGCTCGTTTACGTAAGTTGCGTCTATTGCATAAATTTTCCTTGTTGGGGGTCTGTGAACCCAAAATGGATGCTTCTCGTTTTGATTGGATTCGCCAGAGGCTGGGCTTTGATGGTTGTTGTCCTACCAATGATGGCCGCCTTGTTGTTTTTCACTCTAGTGAATTTTCTTGCTCTATTGTGGGTCAATCTTCTCAGTTTTTGGCCCTCCGCGTGACGCACTCTCAGCTGCGTACTGAGGTGGTTGGGGTCTTTGTGCATGCGGCCTGCTCCGTCAGTGACCGCCGCGAGCTTTGGGCGGACTTACGTGCTTTGCAGGTGTTGGGTCTTCCTCTTCTCTTTCATGGTGACTTTAATGTAATCTTGTATGCGGAGGAGAAGAGAGGAGGTCGGCCTTTTCGCAGGGCTGAGTCGGAGGACTTCCATGCTTTCATTCAGGATTTGGACTTAACAGATGTGGGATTCTCTGGGAACCAGTTTACGTGGTGTAATAATCGTCAGGGTAGGGCGCGGGTCTGGAAGCGGTTGGATCGAGTCCTGGTTGATCGCGGCTGGTTGGGTAGTGGTGTGGTGCCTTCGGTTCATCACTTGGCGCGCACTGCTTCTGATCATTCTCCGTTGCTGGTTTCTTACTTGATTTCAAGCTCGTCATCTCCGAGGAGCTTCCGGTTCCAAGATGTTTGGCTTCGGCATGCTAGTTTTAAGGGCGTTGTTCAGGAGGCCTGGCTCTCTGGTAGCACTGGCCGACCGATGCGACGCTTCTTGCATAAGTTGAAGGCGGTTAAGGCGGCTTTGACTGTTTGGAACAAAAATGTTTTCGGTAACGTGTTCGATGCCGTAAAACAGGCCGAGGAGGAGGTTGCTCAGTTGGAGGCTGAGGCGGCGGCCCGACCATCCCCGGAGGTGGACTTGCGGCTGGTGCAGGCTTCGTCGGTCTTGAAGGAAGCTTTGTTGCGTCAGGCCATCTTCTGGCGACAGAAATCGAGGTTACGTTGGCTGAAGGAGGGAGATGCCAATTCTAAGTTTTTTCACTCTTATGTGCGTCAACGCAGGGTGAAGGTTCGTATTCATCGGCTTCAGACTTCCTCTGGTGCGTGGACTGATGATGTAGGTTCTATTCATGCGATGGCGGAGACTTTCTTCTCTGACTTGTTTACCCAGGGGCCACTGGATCAGGTGACGGGGGATGAATTGTCTCGAATCCCGACAATTTTGTCGGAGGATGATAATCTGGATTTGGAACGGCTTCCTACTGCTGAGGAGGTTCGAGGGGCGGTCTTCTCTTTGGATAGGGACAGTTGCTCAGGCCCGGACGGGTTCCCAGGGTCCTTTTATCAGGCTTGCTGGGATATTATAGGAGGGGACCTCTCAGATGCAGTCGCGGATTTCTTTGTTGGTGCTGATCTCCCGTGTGGAATTTCGGCCACTTTGTTGGCCTTGATTCCTAAACAGTCGGCCCCTAAGACCTTTGCCGATTTTAGGCCGATTAGTCTCTGTAATTTCTCGAACAAGATTATTTCCAAGATTCTTGCGGCTCGGCTGGAAAAAGTTCTACCCCGACTCATTTCCCCTCAGCAAAGTGGTTTTGTTAAGGGAAGGGCCATTTCTGATAACATTCTGCTTGCTCAGGAGATGATTTCTAGGATTGGGAGAAAGGCCCGGGGTTCTAATGTGGTTTTGAAACTGGACATGGCCAAGGCCTATGACAGGGTATCGTGGATGTTTCTGCTATCTGTTATGCGGAAATTCGGGTTTGGTGAGGTTTGGTTGGACATGGTTTGGCGTTTGGTTTCCTCCTGTCATTTTTCAGTGTTGATCAATGGTGGTCCGGTCGGGTTTTTCAGGTCCACTAGGGGTTTGCGGCAGGGTGATCCGCTGTCTCCAGCGCTTTTCATCATTATGGCGGAGTTCCTGTCCCGCGGTCTGGAGTCTCTTCCGCTCTCTAGTGGTTTCATCCCTTATTCGGTTCCTTCGGGAGGGTCCCCCCCTGTGCATCTGGGGTATGCGGACGACGTTATAGTCTTTTGCAATGGGGGGCGGGCTTCGGTGCGGAAGGTCATGGGTGTTTTAACTGATTATCAGCGAGTGTCTGGTCAGCTGGTTAATGCCTCGAAGAGTTGTTGTTTACTCTCTAAGAAGGTTTCTGGTCTTCGCAGTCGGAGGGTTGCGGAGGAAACGGGTTTTGCTCGTAAGTCTTTGCCTATCACGTATTTGGGGTGCCCCTTGTATGAGGGTCGGCGATCTAAGTCCTTGTTTGCTGGGATCATAGATAAAGTTCAGGCTCGTTTGCTGTCCTGGCAGAATCGGTGGCTCTCCATGGGGGCGCGGCTGATTCTTATTCGGCATGTGCTTACGTCCATTCCAGTTCACTTGCTTGCAGTCTTGGAGCCCACTCGAGGGGCAATTTGGGAGATTGAGAGGATGTTTGCGCAGTTTTTTTGGGGGGATAACCATTTTCACTGGTGTGGTTGGTCTAAGGTGTGTTTCCCTGTGGAGGAGGGGGGCCTAGGGGTTAGATCTTTGCAGTCTATTTCTAAGGCCTTCTCTTGTAAATTGTGGTGGCGCTTTCGTCAACAGGACTCTCTGTGGGCGAGGTTTATGTCTAGTTTGTACCTTCGGGGAGGTCATCCTAATCAGGTAGTGGTTGGTCCGTCGCGTTCGGCGATCTGTCGGCGGTTGTTCCAAGTTCGTGAGCAGATGGAATTACAGATCCGTTGGGACGTTTCTCTGGGAGATTGTTATTTCTGGTGGGATAATTGGAGTGGTTTGGGCCCCCTTGGCTGGCGGTTTCCAGACCTTTCTTCCGACCAGAAGGTTAGTGACTTTTGTGTTCAGAGGAGTTGGGACTGGGTTCGTCTCTCGTCTTTCCTTCATACGGAGATTTTGGAGGTGATGGGGGAGACTTTTATGTGGTTTGGGGATCTGCCAGATCAGCCCTGTTGGCAGTTGGCATCCTCGGGCTCTTTCTCCACGGCCTCGGCTTACCAGCTGGTCCGTCGGGCTGGAGTGAAGTCTCTGGTCTTCCAGTCGCTGTGGGATTCCTCCATTCCACTTAAGGTTTCTTGTTTTGCATGGCGTTTGTTTTCCGGTAGGTTGCCTTTGGATGATGTGTTACGTACTCGGTGCCGGTTTGCGGGGCCCTCCCAGTGCCCGTTGTGCTTGGCTGCTCAAGAGACGGCTGATCATTTGTTTTCCTCCTGCCTGGTGGCCCAGGCTGTCTGGTCATTTTTTGAGTGTCGGTTGGGGATTCTGATGGCTTCTTGCGGCTATCGGACTAGATGTATGACCTGGTGGTCTCAACCTGTGAGTAAGATGTCGATTCGGTGGTTGTACAGGATTTTGTCATTGATCATTCTTTGGTTTTTGTGGAAGGCTTCGAATAAATGGCGCTTCGATGGCATTAAGTGGTCTGTCCAAACCTTGTGCTACTCTATATCTCATGAGCTTTGGCTTATTTGTTCTGTCAAGTTTCCTGGGCGTTCACTTCCGCCTGAATTTGGGGGACTTGTGTCCGTCATCTCGGGGATCCAGCGCCCCTTAAGTTCTAGTTTGGTTAGTTGGGAATTCCCGCAGAATGGGTTTGTCAAGCTTAATACTGACGGGTCCTCCTCATCTACGGCCGGTGCTAGTGGTATTGGTGGGATTCTCCGACGGTCCGATGGATCGTTCCTTGGAGCGTTTGCGGCCAAGTTACCGCTGGTGGACTCTTTGCAGGCGGAGGCGTATGCAATGCTTCATGGACTCCAACTGTGCCAGCAGATGGGTTTCTCCATGGTCCAAGTTGAGTCTGACTCGCAGGTTTTGGTTCGTGTGGTGGCAGGGAGTTTTTCGATTCCGTGGGCGGTACGGCCGCTGATTAGAGCGATTCGAGCAATTTTGCCGTTGGGGGTTCGTCTCTCCCACTGTTTCTGGGAGGCGAATACGGTTGTTGACTCTCTGGCTGCTGTGGGCGTTGCTTGCAGCGGGCACTTGGATTATCCCACTTTGTCTTCTCTTCCACGCTTGTCTAGGTCCCTCTTTGTTTTAGATAGGGAGCAGGTTCCCAATTTCCGTTTCTCGCTTCGAAGATAG